The genomic window AAGATTAAGAATACTGTTTATTAATGCACAAGCTGCCAAAGATATGGCACCCAGGGTAGCTTCGCTCCTGGCCAAAGAATTATCTGCTGATAAAAACTGGGAAACTAACCAAATCGAAACTTTTAATAAATTAGCCGATGGTTATATTTATCATTCAACACCTAAAATAACCAAATCGGCTTTAGCCAATTAACCAAATTCCTAATTATGAGTAAATACATCTTGTCTATCGATCAGGGAACCACAAGTTCGAGAGCAATTATTTTTAATCACAATGGCGAAATTGTTGCCATTGCACAACGAGAATTCACACAGATTTATCCCAAAGCCGGCTGGGTAGAGCACGATCCAATGGAAATCTGGTCGACACAATTGGCTGTTGTAACAGAAGTGATTGTTAAAGCAGGTTTAACTGTAGGCGATATCGATTCTATTGGCATTACCAACCAGCGTGAAACCACTGTGGTTTGGGATAAAGAAACCGGACAACCGATATACAATGCCATTGTTTGGCAAGACAGGCGTACTTCTGCCTATTGCGATGAAATTAAAGCACAAGGACTGGCCAATAAAATACAGGAAAAAACAGGACTGATTATAGACTCTTATTTCTCGGCTACTAAGGCTAGATGGATCTTAGAAAATGTTGCCGGGGCAAGGGAAAAAGCAGAAGCTGGAAAACTTGCTTTCGGAACCATCGATACCTGGTTAATCTGGAAATTAACAGCAGGCGAAAAACATGTAACCGATGTCAGTAATGCATCACGAACGATGCTCTATAACATCCACACTTTAAGCTGGGACGATGAATTGCTTGAGCTTTTTTCGATACCGAAAGCCATGCTTCCTGAAGTAAAATCATCAAGTGAAGTTTATGGTGAAACCGCAGGACGTATATTGGCAGCAAAAATCCCTATTGCAGGGATAGCCGGAGATCAGCAATCTGCTTTATTCGGGCAAATGTGCACCGAAATCGGGATGGTAAAAAACACTTATGGTACTGGCTGTTTTATGCTGATGAATATCGGGTCGAAGCCAAAAATATCAGCCAATAATCTATTGACTACTATTGCCTGGCAAATTAATGGTGAAGTAAATTACGCTTTAGAAGGGAGTATTTTTATTGGTGGTGCGGTGGTACAGTGGCTTCGCGATGAAATGGGACTCATTTCTAAATCGGCAGATGTAGAAACTTTAGCTAAAAAAGTAAAAGATACAGATGGCGTTTATGTTGTTCCTGCTTTTGCAGGGTTAGGTGCTCCACACTGGGACCAACATGCCCGTGGCACCATAACAGGACTAACACGGGGTACAAACAAATCGCATATTGCAAGGGCAGCCTTAGAAAGTATTGCCTATCAAACCATGGATGTTTTAAAAGCTATGGAAGCAGATGCAGGCGTAAATATTGCCGAATTAAGAGTAGATGGTGGCGCTACAGCTAACGATTTATTGATGCAGTTTCAGGCCGATTTATTAAACTGCAAAGTAATCAGACCCGATGTAACCGAGGTTACTGCTATTGGTGCTGCATACCTGGCCGGATTAGCCACTGGTTTCTGGAAAAGTATAGATCAGATCCGCTCGCAATGGAAAATCAACAGAACTTTTGTTGCTGAGGAAGGAATTGATAATACGGAAAGAATAAAGGGCTGGAATAGGGCTATAAAAGCAGCCAGGGTAAATGCAGAAGACTAATTGAACAATTTTAATCGGATAAGAATTTAATTATATGAATGTATATCTCGCAGAATTTATTGGTACTGCACTAATGATTCTTTTAGGAAATGGTGTAGTGGCTAACGTAGTACTTAAAGGTACTAAAGGCAACGATAGTGGTTGGATTGTAATTACAACCGCCTGGGCACTTGCCGTATTTGTAGGGGTTGTTGTTGCCGGCCCGTACAGTGGGGCGCACTTAAATCCGATTGTAACCCTCGGACTTGCCATCGGAAAGGGATTCAGCTGGGCATTGGTGCCATTTTATATTATTGCACAACTGGCTGGCGCAATGACAGGATCTTTCCTGGTTTGGCTTATTTACAAAGATCATTTCGATGCCACGGATGACCAAGGTTTAAAGGCTGCACCTTTTGCAACCGCGCCAGCCATCAGAAATATGTCGTCAAATTTGATATCCGAAATTATTGGCACTTTCGTTTTAATCTTTGTGATCTTTTATTTTACTGATGCGAGTATGGGCACTAAAGAAACGGTTACCCCTATTGGCTTAGGCTCAATGGGTGCAATCCCGGTAGCGTTTTTGGTGTGGGTAATTGGTTTGGCGTTAGGTGGAACAACCGGATATGCTATTAACCCGGCAAGAGATTTAGGACCCCGGATTGTTCACTTTTTAATCCCAATGAAAGGAAAAGGAAGTAGCGACTGGAGTTATGCCTGGGTACCTATTATTGGACCGATAATCGGCTCAGTATTAGCTGCTGTGGCCTTTTTGTTGATTAGTAAGTAATGGCATTTGAGTTAGTTGTGTAGTCAGATGTTACCATCTGACTATAAACAAATCTAAATCATTAATCAAAAACTAGAATTGAAGAATTTCAATTCCAAACTTTATTTAGTGTCAGATGGTAACATCTGACATCACGAACACTGAAGCGCAGCGAAATGGAGAGATCTTTCTAGACAGATTTCTCGACTGCGTTGCTCTTCGCTCGAAATGACGCCCCTGAAGAATTATTGAAACGCTGCCCTACCTACCTGTTCATCGCCCAGGTATATCCAAATGGCACCTTTTAAATATTTTCCGAAAGAATCTTTCATGTCCTGCAAGCTTACTTTGTTGAAATTGGCTACCATATTTTCAGTAATACTATAATCGCCAAGCACTTCAGCTTCACCCAAATCTTTTACAATCGAACTTGCACTTTCCTGGTGCCTGTAGTATCTATCCCGATGTTCTTTTTTTAATGCCTCAAGATAACGTTCACCGTACTTTCCTTCTTTAATGTTATTGTATACCGTAATCATCGCTTTAAAAGCTTTTTTAGGTTGAGTGGTACTTACAAACATAGAAGTATATGGAATCTGTTGTAATTTAACGGTTGCTCCTGGCGCATATGATAAACCCAGTTTAGTTCTCAGTTCATAATTCATAGTACCACTTAATGCGTTAATGGTTAACACAAAAGCATAATAATCAGTATTTGTCATGGTTGGGGCATTCATAATACAACTCATGTAATTCGTGGCAATATCTCTTTGTTCGATTACCAGGTGCTCCCCTGTTAAAGTTTTACGATCGTAAACTGGTGGCGTGTAAATTTTTCCTTTAAGCGCGCTGAAAGAAGCTTGAATTTTCTTTTCAAGTTCTTCTTTTGTGATGTTCCCTGCTACGACCAAAAACATTTTGTTCTTGTTCAACAATTCGTTATGGTAATAATTACTAACCACTTCGGCAGTAAAACTTCCAACAGTTTTGCTTGTGCCCAAAGGATTAGTGCTATAAGGCGAATCTTTAAACATACTTTCCATGCTCAATTGCTCAATCCTTGTTTCAGGATCAGATTGACTATGATAAATACCCGTAATCATACGTTCTTTAGTGGTTTGAAATTCTGTTTTATCAAAAGCCGGATTAATTACAGCATCCGAAAAAAGTTTCCAGCCTTGGTCAAGATACTTAGAAATACAGTCCATGCTAATGGTACCATAATCAGTTGTAGATGAACCAGAAATATCAATACCGTATTCATCAGCCAACTCCTGATAATCAACAACGCTGTAATTTTTAGTACCACAGGTAGCCGCAGATGCCAAAGCCAGATTTTCAATTCCTGCCCTTTCCGCATTATAATTCATTACACCGCCTTTAAAAAACATGCTCATACTAACCGTTTCCTTCTGGGTAGACTTTAAAATCACCTTTAAACCGTTTACATCAAATGAAACGGCCTTGGTTTGTGCGTTGGCAATGTGAAAAACTAAGATAAAGTTTATAAAAA from Flavobacterium sp. W4I14 includes these protein-coding regions:
- a CDS encoding glycerol kinase (product_source=KO:K00864; cath_funfam=3.30.420.40; cog=COG0554; ko=KO:K00864; pfam=PF00370,PF02782; superfamily=53067; tigrfam=TIGR01311), with translation MSKYILSIDQGTTSSRAIIFNHNGEIVAIAQREFTQIYPKAGWVEHDPMEIWSTQLAVVTEVIVKAGLTVGDIDSIGITNQRETTVVWDKETGQPIYNAIVWQDRRTSAYCDEIKAQGLANKIQEKTGLIIDSYFSATKARWILENVAGAREKAEAGKLAFGTIDTWLIWKLTAGEKHVTDVSNASRTMLYNIHTLSWDDELLELFSIPKAMLPEVKSSSEVYGETAGRILAAKIPIAGIAGDQQSALFGQMCTEIGMVKNTYGTGCFMLMNIGSKPKISANNLLTTIAWQINGEVNYALEGSIFIGGAVVQWLRDEMGLISKSADVETLAKKVKDTDGVYVVPAFAGLGAPHWDQHARGTITGLTRGTNKSHIARAALESIAYQTMDVLKAMEADAGVNIAELRVDGGATANDLLMQFQADLLNCKVIRPDVTEVTAIGAAYLAGLATGFWKSIDQIRSQWKINRTFVAEEGIDNTERIKGWNRAIKAARVNAED
- a CDS encoding glycerol uptake facilitator protein (product_source=KO:K02440; cath_funfam=1.20.1080.10; cog=COG0580; ko=KO:K02440; pfam=PF00230; superfamily=81338; tigrfam=TIGR00861; transmembrane_helix_parts=Inside_1_4,TMhelix_5_27,Outside_28_36,TMhelix_37_59,Inside_60_79,TMhelix_80_102,Outside_103_129,TMhelix_130_152,Inside_153_164,TMhelix_165_187,Outside_188_220,TMhelix_221_243,Inside_244_245) — its product is MNVYLAEFIGTALMILLGNGVVANVVLKGTKGNDSGWIVITTAWALAVFVGVVVAGPYSGAHLNPIVTLGLAIGKGFSWALVPFYIIAQLAGAMTGSFLVWLIYKDHFDATDDQGLKAAPFATAPAIRNMSSNLISEIIGTFVLIFVIFYFTDASMGTKETVTPIGLGSMGAIPVAFLVWVIGLALGGTTGYAINPARDLGPRIVHFLIPMKGKGSSDWSYAWVPIIGPIIGSVLAAVAFLLISK
- a CDS encoding zinc protease (product_source=KO:K07263; cath_funfam=3.30.830.10; cleavage_site_network=SignalP-noTM; cog=COG0612; ko=KO:K07263; pfam=PF00675,PF05193; superfamily=63411), which produces MKRFIFFINFILVFHIANAQTKAVSFDVNGLKVILKSTQKETVSMSMFFKGGVMNYNAERAGIENLALASAATCGTKNYSVVDYQELADEYGIDISGSSTTDYGTISMDCISKYLDQGWKLFSDAVINPAFDKTEFQTTKERMITGIYHSQSDPETRIEQLSMESMFKDSPYSTNPLGTSKTVGSFTAEVVSNYYHNELLNKNKMFLVVAGNITKEELEKKIQASFSALKGKIYTPPVYDRKTLTGEHLVIEQRDIATNYMSCIMNAPTMTNTDYYAFVLTINALSGTMNYELRTKLGLSYAPGATVKLQQIPYTSMFVSTTQPKKAFKAMITVYNNIKEGKYGERYLEALKKEHRDRYYRHQESASSIVKDLGEAEVLGDYSITENMVANFNKVSLQDMKDSFGKYLKGAIWIYLGDEQVGRAAFQ